A genomic stretch from Halobellus sp. LT62 includes:
- a CDS encoding ABC transporter ATP-binding protein, translated as MSDADASNADVTVDESTETAGSGRNPAASSRLDLGSGGPDVSEQYPLRVDDLRKTFGGITAVDDASFRVERGTLTGLIGPNGAGKSTTFNLITGMLAPDSGTVTFDGEEITGQRPHAIANKGLVRTFQIARELRDMTVLENLMLAPKGQRGEELWRSVTPGFRDDVIEQEEELLERVWNVLEFFDIDHIAEEYAGNLSGGQRKLLEMARALLTDPDMLLLDEPFAGVNPSLEKRLLEHIHELREQGYTFLLVEHDMDLIMENCERVIVLHQGRVLTEGTPAEIQADEEVIEAYLGGNV; from the coding sequence ATGAGTGATGCGGACGCCTCGAACGCCGACGTTACGGTCGACGAGTCGACCGAAACGGCCGGGTCCGGAAGGAATCCTGCGGCGTCGAGTAGACTGGATCTCGGCTCCGGCGGCCCCGACGTCTCCGAACAGTACCCGCTGCGGGTCGACGATCTCCGGAAGACCTTCGGCGGGATCACCGCCGTCGACGACGCGTCGTTCCGAGTCGAACGCGGGACCCTCACCGGTCTCATCGGTCCGAACGGGGCCGGTAAGTCGACGACGTTCAACCTCATCACCGGGATGTTGGCCCCGGACTCGGGCACCGTCACGTTCGACGGCGAGGAGATCACCGGTCAGCGGCCCCACGCGATCGCGAACAAGGGACTCGTCCGGACGTTCCAGATCGCGAGAGAACTTCGGGATATGACCGTCTTGGAGAACCTGATGCTCGCACCGAAGGGGCAGCGCGGAGAGGAACTGTGGCGCTCCGTCACACCGGGCTTTCGCGACGACGTCATCGAGCAGGAGGAGGAACTCCTCGAACGGGTCTGGAACGTCCTCGAGTTCTTCGATATCGATCACATCGCCGAGGAGTACGCGGGGAACCTCTCGGGCGGACAGCGAAAGCTGCTGGAGATGGCCCGAGCGCTCCTCACCGATCCGGATATGCTCCTCCTCGACGAACCGTTCGCGGGCGTCAATCCGTCGCTGGAGAAACGCCTGCTCGAACACATACACGAACTGCGCGAGCAGGGCTACACGTTCCTGCTCGTCGAACACGATATGGACTTGATTATGGAGAACTGCGAGCGAGTGATCGTCCTGCACCAGGGGCGCGTCCTGACTGAGGGAACCCCCGCGGAGATTCAGGCGGACGAGGAGGTTATCGAGGCCTACCTCGGAGGGAACGTATGA
- a CDS encoding ABC transporter ATP-binding protein, with amino-acid sequence MSADAEREPSHDADVSQETIPDREGQSLLEVRDLDAGYGDLQILTGVDMDVAGGEYVTIVGPNGAGKSTVMKSIFGLTSLMGGTVTFKDRDITGLRPEEVIHEGIGYVPQNDNVFPSLTVRENLEMGAYILDSVPQDALDAVFERFPILEERQSQKAGTMSGGQQQMLAMGRALMLEPSLLLLDEPSAGLAPDLVDDMFDRIDAINDDGTAVLMVEQNAKEALRRCDRGYVLANGRNRYMDDGDALLNDEQVRKDFLGG; translated from the coding sequence ATGAGCGCCGACGCGGAGCGAGAGCCGTCGCACGACGCGGACGTGTCCCAAGAGACCATCCCGGATCGAGAGGGACAGTCGCTCCTCGAAGTTCGCGACCTCGACGCGGGGTACGGTGACCTGCAGATCCTGACCGGCGTCGATATGGACGTCGCGGGGGGCGAGTACGTGACCATCGTCGGCCCGAACGGCGCGGGGAAGTCGACGGTGATGAAGTCCATCTTTGGGCTCACGTCCCTGATGGGCGGAACGGTGACGTTCAAGGACAGAGACATCACCGGACTCCGACCCGAGGAGGTCATCCACGAGGGGATCGGCTACGTTCCGCAGAACGATAACGTGTTCCCCTCGCTGACGGTTCGGGAGAACTTGGAGATGGGCGCGTACATCCTCGATTCGGTGCCGCAGGACGCGCTCGACGCCGTCTTCGAGCGCTTCCCGATCCTCGAAGAGCGGCAATCGCAGAAGGCCGGGACGATGTCCGGCGGCCAACAACAGATGCTCGCGATGGGCCGCGCGCTGATGCTGGAGCCCTCGCTGCTCCTGCTCGACGAACCGTCCGCGGGGCTCGCGCCCGACCTCGTCGACGATATGTTCGACCGAATCGACGCGATCAACGACGACGGGACGGCGGTCCTGATGGTCGAACAGAACGCCAAGGAGGCGCTGCGACGGTGCGACCGCGGCTACGTCCTCGCGAACGGACGGAACCGGTATATGGACGACGGCGACGCGCTCTTGAACGACGAGCAGGTCCGAAAGGACTTCCTCGGCGGGTAG
- a CDS encoding ABC transporter substrate-binding protein, with protein sequence MARDIVRRRFLKRVGAAGAIGASGIAGCVGSPDDGGDSGGDSGGDSSGDSDSGGDSGGSGDGPEGLVFICYPESGIQLFRDYYSQSDGSETILVPDGLRDGDLPGQVGNEMANVTGTAPAAGGPSQEAFSSLFEEEYDASPGVFTSQSYDSVALQLLANAAAGENSGTAVRDQMRRIANPGGMEVTPENLVEGIEAAANGDDVNYQGASSATNFDENGDPASAAYAVWEFNNETDETLEVQNFEGANPDGSGPAADSASGGSDREMSVGILLPETGDLASVGGPMIQAAELPVTQVNDANPAGLSVDAQVEDSQTSPSAGTAAAESLASAGVPSVCGSASSGVNVAVAQEVFIPNQIVGMSPSSTALSVSNLEDDDYIFRTAPSDRLQGRVMAQVMAERLEVSTVATIYINNDYGQQLSERFSNVFEDEFDGAVYDQLGINIGESSYSSAISEALSSSGE encoded by the coding sequence ATGGCACGTGATATCGTACGGCGTAGATTCCTGAAGCGAGTGGGCGCGGCGGGAGCGATCGGCGCGAGCGGAATCGCCGGGTGTGTTGGTAGCCCAGACGACGGCGGCGACAGTGGCGGAGACAGCGGTGGAGACAGCAGCGGCGACAGCGACAGTGGCGGCGACAGCGGGGGATCCGGAGACGGGCCGGAAGGTCTCGTCTTCATCTGCTACCCCGAAAGCGGAATTCAGTTGTTCCGCGACTACTACAGTCAGTCGGACGGAAGCGAAACGATCCTCGTTCCAGACGGGCTTCGCGACGGGGACCTGCCGGGACAGGTCGGGAACGAGATGGCGAACGTCACCGGGACCGCGCCCGCGGCGGGCGGTCCGAGCCAAGAGGCCTTCAGTTCCCTCTTCGAGGAGGAGTACGACGCCTCACCGGGCGTGTTCACGTCCCAATCGTACGACTCGGTCGCGCTCCAACTGCTCGCGAACGCCGCGGCCGGCGAGAACAGCGGGACCGCGGTCCGCGATCAGATGCGTCGGATCGCCAACCCCGGCGGGATGGAAGTCACACCGGAGAACCTCGTTGAGGGAATCGAGGCGGCCGCGAACGGCGATGACGTGAACTATCAGGGCGCATCGTCGGCGACGAACTTCGATGAGAACGGCGATCCGGCCTCTGCGGCCTACGCCGTCTGGGAGTTCAACAACGAAACCGACGAGACACTCGAAGTGCAGAACTTCGAGGGAGCGAACCCCGACGGCAGCGGTCCCGCCGCCGACAGCGCGTCCGGCGGGAGCGACCGCGAGATGTCGGTCGGCATTCTCCTCCCCGAGACGGGCGATCTGGCCTCCGTGGGCGGACCGATGATCCAAGCCGCAGAACTGCCCGTAACGCAGGTCAACGACGCGAATCCGGCCGGTCTCTCGGTCGATGCGCAGGTCGAAGACTCCCAGACCTCGCCGAGCGCCGGGACGGCGGCCGCCGAATCGCTCGCGAGCGCGGGCGTACCGAGCGTCTGTGGCTCAGCGTCATCGGGTGTGAACGTCGCCGTCGCTCAGGAGGTCTTCATTCCGAACCAGATCGTGGGAATGTCTCCGTCCTCCACCGCGCTATCGGTGTCGAACCTCGAAGACGACGACTACATCTTCCGGACGGCCCCCTCCGACAGACTCCAAGGCCGCGTGATGGCGCAAGTGATGGCCGAACGGCTGGAAGTGAGCACGGTCGCGACGATCTACATTAACAACGACTACGGCCAGCAGCTCTCCGAGCGCTTCAGTAACGTGTTCGAAGACGAGTTCGATGGCGCAGTGTACGACCAACTCGGGATCAACATCGGCGAGTCCTCGTACTCCTCCGCCATTAGCGAAGCGCTGTCCAGCTCGGGCGAGTAA